A genomic region of Oryza glaberrima chromosome 1, OglaRS2, whole genome shotgun sequence contains the following coding sequences:
- the LOC127782197 gene encoding uncharacterized protein LOC127782197 codes for MDAQVQQQQQAAPQQQPPPAAAAAAGRRYGVHFSASSFIQAPLSALLEYSGILRADPGGGPHQVGGGGGGGEVSIRIVGSGEAAGAASERGEEGVVEDEAGAAPQANPSTSAAAAATAGGGEAGRESSSSYQRYDIQQVARWVEQILPFSLLLLVVFIRQHLQGFFVTIWIAAVMFKSNDILRKQTALKGERKMSVLVGITILFVVHVFGVYWCYKNGDLVRPLVALAPKEIPPFWHAIFIILVNDTMVRQTAMIIKCMLLMYYKNSKGRSYRRQGQMLTVVEYFLLLYRALLPAPVWYRFFLNKEYGSLFSSLTTGLYLTFKLTSVVEKVQSFLTALRALSHKDFHYGSYATSEQVSATGDMCAICQEKMHTPILLRCKHIFCEDCVSEWFERERTCPLCRALVKPADLRSFGDGSTSLFFQLF; via the exons ATGGACGCGCAggttcagcagcagcagcaggcggcgccgcagcagcagccgccgcccgcggccgcggcggcggcggggaggaggtaCGGCGTGCACTTCTCGGCGTCGAGCTTCATCCAGGCGCCGCTCTCCGCGCTGCTCGAGTACTCCGGGATCCTCCGCGCGGACCCCGGCGGCGGGCCGCATCaggttgggggtgggggtgggggtggtgaGGTGTCGATCCGGATTGTCGGGTCCGGGGAGGCCGCCGGGGCGGCGTCCGAGAGGGGGGAGGAAGGGGTCGTGGAGGACGAGGCGGGGGCCGCCCCGCAGGCGAACCCATCCAcatcggctgcggcggcggcgacggccggcggcggggaggcggggaGGGAGTCCTCGTCGTCGTACCAGAGGTACGACATACAGCAGGTGGCGAGGTGGGTGGAGCAGATACTCCCCTTCTCCCTTCTGCTGCTCGTCGTCTTCATCAGGCAGCACTTGCAAG GTTTCTTCGTGACGATTTGGATTGCCGCTGTGATGTTCAAGTCTAATGATATCCTGCGCAAGCAAACTGCTTTGAAG GGGGAGAGAAAAATGTCAGTCCTTGTTGGGATCACAATATTATTCGTTGTTCATGTATTTGGAGTTTACTGGTGTTACAAGAATGGTGACCTCGTACGACCTCTGGTGGCTCTTGCTCCAAAAGAAATTCCACCGTTTTGGCATGCAATATTCATCATTTTGGTGAATG ATACAATGGTGCGCCAAACTGCTATGATCATCAAGTGCATGTTACTTATGTACTACAAGAACAGCAAAGGGCGTAGCTATCGTAGGCAG GGCCAAATGTTAACAGTTGTGGAATATTTTCTACTTCTGTACCGAGCATTATTGCCTGCTCCTGTATGGTACCGATTTTTCCTGAACAAGGAGTATGGAAGCCTATTTTCGTCTCTAACCACTGGATTATACCTTACTTTCAAGTTGACATCAGTTGTGGAAAAG GTTCAATCATTTTTGACAGCATTGAGAGCGTTATCTCATAAAGACTTCCATTACGGTTCATACGCAACTAGTGAACAG GTTAGTGCTACTGGAGATATGTGTGCTATATGCCAGGAAAAGATGCATACTCCCATTCTTTTGCGCTGCAAGCATATCTTTTGCGAGGATTGTGTCTCTGAATG GTTCGAGAGGGAGCGGACATGCCCGCTATGCAGAGCGTTGGTGAAACCAGCAGACCTCCGGTCGTTCGGTGATGGCTCAACGAGCCTCTTTTTCCAGCTATTCTAG
- the LOC127782206 gene encoding uncharacterized protein LOC127782206, which translates to MAAALSSSRRALHALHRRLLLHPLPSRHAPPIPRHHFPPPPSSSSSSSSSRFFTTTRPDARLLQLHARRLVVGGARSFAAGVGGGGSSKLAPLGQGVKGLGLGRPLDAAKNAAARYREAVGLQVEAFWRRNYMLLVGAGAVVVCIALWRVMFGIASTFVGLSEGMAKYGFLALATAMVAFAGMYTRARFTINPDKVYRIAMTKLNTSAAILEVMGAPLAGTDVRAYVMSGGGPKLKDFKFRLGGKRCFLIFPIKGSERKGLVSVEVKKKKGQYDMKLLAVDIPMASGPDQRLFLVGDEQEYKVGGGLISELRDPIVKAMAAEKEFDYLDEREDAEDEAREREEAERRQQEEEAEALRREEERLREEYEERKRREAENLEKTT; encoded by the exons ATGGcggccgccctctcctcctcccggaGGGCCCTCCacgccctccaccgccgcctcctcctccaccccctcccctcccgccacgCTCCCCCCATCCCCCGCCACCacttcccccctcctccctcctcctcctcctcctcctcctcctcccgcttctTCACCACCACGCGCCCCGACGCGAGGCTACTACAGCTGCATGCGCGGCGGCTCGTGGTGGGCGGGGCAAGGTCGTTCGcggcgggcgtcggcggcggggggtcGTCGAAGCTGGCGCCGCTGGGGCAGGGGGTGAAGGGGCTGGGGCTGGGGCGGCCGCTGGACGCGGCCAagaacgcggcggcgaggtacCGGGAGGCCGTGGGGCTGCAGGTGGAGGCGTTCTGGAGGCGCAACTACATgctgctcgtcggcgccggggcGGTCGTCGTCTGCATCGCGCTGTGGAGGGTCATGTTCGGCATCGCCAGCACCTTCGTCGGGCTCTCCGAGGGCATGGCCAAGTACGGCTTCCtcgccctcgccaccgccatggTGGCGTTCGCC GGCATGTACACACGCGCAAGATTCACCATAAATCCTGATAAGGTCTATAGAATAGCAATGACAAAGCTCAACACATCTGCTGCAATCCTTGAAGTCATGGGTGCACCCTTAGCCGGTACTGATGTCAGAGCATATGTCATGTCTGGAGGGGGGCCTAAACTCAAGGACTTCAAATTTAGGCTTGGTGGCAAAAGGTGCTTTCTGATCTTCCCCATTAAAGGATCAGAAAGAAAAGGCCTTGTAAGTGTTGAGGTCAAGAAGAAAAAGGGACAG TACGACATGAAGCTACTCGCTGTTGACATACCAATGGCGTCAGGACCTGATCAGCGGTTATTCCTTGTCGGTGACGAGCAGGAGTACAAGGTGGGTGGGGGTTTGATATCTGAGCTGCGGGACCCTATAGTAAAAGCTATGGCTGCAGAGAAGGAGTTTGATTATCTTGATGAAAGAGAGGATGCGGAGGATGAAGCGAGGGAGCGTGAGGAGGCTGAGCGAAGACAACAGGAAGAGGAAGCTGAAGCCTTGAGGCGTGAGGAGGAAAGATTACGTGAGGAGTACGAAGAAAGGAAGCGGCGAGAAGCTGAGAACCTGGAGAAAACCACTTGA
- the LOC127764621 gene encoding thioredoxin H4-1, with protein MGSCVGKERSDEEDKIDFKGGNVHVISNKENWDHKIAEANKDGKIVIANFSAAWCGPCRVIAPVYAEMSQTYPQFMFLTIDVDELMDFSSSWDIRATPTFFFLKNGEQVDKLVGANKPELEKKVAALADSA; from the exons ATGGGGTCCTGTGTGGGAAAG GAACGCAGTGATGAAGAAGACAAGATTGACTTCAAAGGTGGCAATGTGCATGTGATTAGTAACAAAGAGAATTGGGACCACAAAATTGCAGAGGCAAACAAGGATGGGAAAATT GTGATTGCAAATTTCAGTGCTGCATGGTGTGGACCATGCCGTGTCATTGCACCTGTATATGCTGAGATGTCACAGACATACCCCCAGTTCATGTTCTTGACTATAGATGTCGACGAGTTAATG GACTTCAGCTCATCATGGGACATCCGAGCGACACCGACGTTCTTCTTCCTAAAGAACGGGGAGCAGGTGGACAAGCTCGTCGGCGCCAACAAGCCGGAGCTGGAGAAGAAAGTGGCCGCGCTTGCTGACAGCGCCTGA